The following are encoded in a window of Phragmites australis chromosome 22, lpPhrAust1.1, whole genome shotgun sequence genomic DNA:
- the LOC133904242 gene encoding DNA-directed RNA polymerases I, II, and III subunit RPABC5 translates to MIIPVRCFTCGKVIGNKWDLYLDLLQADYTEGDALDALNLVRYCCRRMLMTHVDLIEKLLNYNTLEKTETTS, encoded by the exons atgATCATCCCGGTGCGCTGCTTCACCTGCGGCAAG GTGATCGGGAACAAGTGGGACCTCTACCTCGACCTCCTCCAGGCCGACTACACCGAGGG GGATGCTCTGGATGCTTTGAACTTGGTCCGCTACTGCTGCAGGCGAATGCTCATGACCCATGTTGACCTCATAGAGAAGCTGCTCAACTACAACA CATTGGAGAAGACCGAGACGACAAGTTAA
- the LOC133905220 gene encoding protein kinase STUNTED-like, translating into MKFRPLSCVRCAPPPLGGVGGRRTVLVALHRDAAGRELLTWALVKAAAAGDLVVALHVAAAAADGAFSAAKDMAEVKMRAVGSLASVLGAYKGFCDRNQIDLELKVCQGPSIKRALVTEATSYGAMHLILGVTKSSSRPLGSSATAVARYCAQRVPPSCTVTAVSDGMVVYRRDAVQVQQLSPYSAMLETPRRLYRKILDATMATGDKAQDDLVIGDGRSLRRNMSVSMSALISPRVKLAPGPVRCQRPEPMAVAAGWPLLRKDMKSALPDSSEISVAQWAMKLPTRWSAISPVNSDQLSDDPEVFLSGMDSGMPSPVIEGAEMNVPEELVSLREKYSSKYTLFSYSELAKITDGFSPERIVGKGSAGRVYRGCTEDGKELAVKVLKSSDEVMDEFVSEIDILSSVEHKNVMSLVGFCLDDSKLMLVYDYMRRGSMEEKLHGETQGKGVYGWPERFKVAVGVARALEYLHGDSDHRPVIHRDVKSSNILVADDFEPKLCDFGLAMWAADAASQVTGADVAGTFGYLAPEYFMHGKVSDNIDVYAFGVVLLELISGRKPVSAGGPKGQESLVMWANSVIQGGKLMDLVDPSLPPADGEVERMALAAAVCIRRAPQRRPSMSNVLKLLTGDGDAVKRARSQVGVLGDDDDGAVTSPDKNDIQSYINLALFDGVDDDAGSVGSVDFVGANMSLEEYMKGRWSRSSSFE; encoded by the exons ATGAAGTTCAGGCCGCTTTCTTGCGTCCGgtgtgcgccgccgccgctggggGGCGTCGGGGGGAGGAGGACGGTGCTGGTGGCCCTGCACAGGGACGCCGCCGGCAGGGAGCTGCTCACCTGGGCGCTCGTCaaggccgccgctgccggcgacCTTGTCGTCGCGCTccacgtcgccgccgccgccgcagatgGTGCGTTTTCTGCCGCG AAGGACATGGCGGAGGTGAAGATGAGAGCCGTCGGCTCGCTCGCCTCCGTGCTCGGCGCGTACAAGGGCTTCTGCGACCGCAACCAGATCGACCTGGAACTTAAGGTCTGCCAGGGGCCATCGATCAAGAGGGCTCTGGTGACCGAGGCGACCTCCTACGGCGCTATGCACCTCATTCTCGGTGTCACAAAGAGCTCCAGCAGGCCTCTCGG ATCCTCCGCCACCGCAGTCGCGAGGTACTGCGCGCAGAGAGTTCCCCCGAGCTGCACGGTCACCGCTGTCAGCGATGGCATGGTCGTGTACCGCAGAGATGCCGTGCAGGTGCAGCAGCTCAGTCCCTACAGCGCAA TGTTGGAGACGCCGCGGAGGCTCTACCGGAAGATACTCGACGCGACGATGGCGACCGGAGACAAAGCTCAGGATGACCTGGTGATCGGTGACGGCCGGTCCTTGCGCCGGAACATGTCCGTGTCGATGAGCGCCCTGATCTCGCCGAGAGTGAAGTTAGCGCCGGGTCCGGTAAGGTGTCAAAGGCCGGAACCGATGGCAGTGGCCGCCGGCTGGCCGCTCCTAAGGAAGGACATGAAATCTGCCTTGCCGGACTCGTCGGAAATTTCTGTGGCTCAGTGGGCGATGAAGCTCCCGACCCGGTGGTCAGCAATATCGCCGGTGAATTCAGACCAGCTTTCTGATGACCCGGAAGTATTCCTATCGGGAATGGATTCGGGAATGCCGTCTCCGGTGATCGAGGGGGCGGAGATGAATGTTCCTGAGGAGCTGGTCTCACTCCGAGAGAAGTACTCATCCAAGTACACATTGTTCAGTTACAGTGAGCTTGCCAAGATCACTGATGGCTTCTCTCCAG AGCGAATAGTAGGGAAAGGCAGTGCTGGCCGGGTTTACAGGGGATGTACTGAAGATGGCAaggagctggcagtgaaggtcCTGAAATCTTCGGACGAGGTTATGGATGAGTTCGTCTCCGAGATCGACATCCTCAGCTCCGTCGAGCACAAGAACGTCATGTCCCTCGTCGGGTTCTGCCTCGACGACAGCAAGCTCATGCTCGTGTACGATTACATGCGGCGAGGCAGCATGGAAGAGAAGCTGCACGGTGAGACACAGGGCAAGGGCGTGTACGGCTGGCCGGAGAGATTCAAGGTGGCCGTCGGCGTCGCGCGCGCTCTGGAGTACCTCCACGGTGACAGCGACCACCGCCCGGTGATCCACAGGGACGTCAAGTCCTCGAACATCCTCGTCGCCGACGACTTCGAACCCAAG CTGTGTGACTTCGGCCTCGCGATGTGGGCGGCGGACGCGGCGTCGCAGGTCACCGGCGCTGACGTCGCCGGAACCTTCGG ATACCTGGCTCCGGAGTACTTCATGCACGGCAAGGTCAGCGACAACATCGACGTGTACGCGTTCGGCGTCGTCCTCCTCGAGCTCATCTCCGGGAGGAAGCCGGTGAGCGCCGGCGGCCCCAAGGGCCAGGAGAGCCTCGTGATGTGGGCGAACTCCGTCATACAAGGAGGAAAGCTCATGGATCTCGTCGACCCGAGCCTGCCGCCGGCCGACGGCGAGGTCGAGAGGATGGCCCTCGCCGCTGCCGTCTGCATCAGGCGAGCACCGCAACGCCGGCCGAGCATGAGCAAT GTCCTGAAGCTGCtcaccggcgacggcgacgccgTCAAGCGGGCGAGGTCGCAGGTCGGTGTGTtgggcgacgacgacgatggcGCGGTCACCTCGCCGGACAAGAACGACATCCAGTCGTACATCAACCTCGCGCTGTTCGACGGCGTCGACGACGACGCCGGGTCGGTCGGCAGCGTCGACTTCGTCGGCGCAAACATGTCGTTGGAGGAGTACATGAAGGGAAGATGGAGCCGATCGTCCAGCTTCGAGTGA